One Triticum dicoccoides isolate Atlit2015 ecotype Zavitan chromosome 5B, WEW_v2.0, whole genome shotgun sequence genomic window carries:
- the LOC119312967 gene encoding glucan endo-1,3-beta-glucosidase 5-like yields MGWSSTSAPAPAVLLLWLLALAFRADALAANWGTRALHPLPGDVTVQLLKDNGFDKVKLFEADPAALKALGHSGIQVMLGLPNDLLATVARDVAAAEQWVQHNVSHYVSDYGVDIRFVAVGNEPFLKSYKGQFEAATLPAVRNVQAALVKAGLARQVRVTVPLNADVYESLDGRPSSGDFRADITGLMTSLVRFLLDSGGVLAINIYPFLSMDADANFPRDYAFFPAPGAPPSQASVQDGNVLYTNVFDANYDTLVAALEKHGLGNITVVVGEIGWPTDGDANANVADARKFNQGLFDRIVAGKGTPRRPQMPDVYVFALLDEDAKSVDPGNFERHWGVFNYDGSPKYALRLAGGKGIVPAKGVRYLSKQWCVLRPDASPTDPAIVGAVGYACQYADCTSLSPGSSCGGLDVRGNVSYAFNQFFQSASQQKGSCGFNNLSVVTTTDPSQGTCRFKIMIDTGRHDLTHQDSGAARAAAAWGAVVAVLALLAIVAL; encoded by the exons ATGGGGTGGTCGTCGacgtcggcgccggcgccggcggtgcTGCTGCTGTGGCTGCTCGCCCTAGCATTCAGGGCGGACGCGCTGGCGGCCAACTGGGGCACGCGCGCGCTGCACCCGCTCCCCGGCGACGTCACCGTGCAGCTGCTCAAGGACAACGGCTTCGACAAGGTGAAGCTCTTCGAGGCCGACCCGGCCGCGCTCAAGGCGCTGGGCCACTCCGGCATCCAGGTCATGCTCGGCCTCCCCAACGACCTGCTCGCCACCGTCGCCCGggacgtcgccgccgccgagcAGTGGGTGCAGCACAACGTCTCCCACTACGTCTCCGACTACGGCGTCGACATCCG GTTCGTGGCCGTGGGCAACGAGCCGTTCCTCAAGTCGTACAAGGGCCAGTTCGAGGCGGCCACGCTCCCGGCTGTGCGCAACGTGCAGGCGGCGCTCGTCAAGGCCGGCCTGGCGCGCCAGGTGCGCGTCACCGTGCCGCTCAACGCCGACGTCTACGAGTCGCTCGACGGCCGTCCCTCCTCCGGCGACTTCCGCGCCGACATCACGGGCCTCATGACCAGCCTCGTCCGCTTCCTGCTCGACAGCGGCGGGGTGCTCGCCATCAACATCTACCCGTTCCTCTCCATGGACGCCGACGCCAACTTCCCGCGCGACTACGCCTTCTTCCCTGCCCCCGGCGCGCCGCCCTCCCAGGCCAGCGTGCAGGACGGCAACGTGCTCTACACCAACGtcttcgacgccaactacgacaccCTCGTCGCCGCGCTCGAGAAGCACGGCCTCGGGAACATCACCGTCGTGGTGGGCGAGATCGGCTGGCCCACCGACGGCGACGCCAACGCCAACGTGGCCGACGCGCGCAAGTTCAACCAGGGCCTCTTCGACCGCATCGTCGCCGGCAAGGGCACCCCGCGCAGGCCCCAGATGCCCGACGTCTACGTCTTCGCGCTGCTAGACGAGGACGCCAAGAGCGTCGACCCCGGCAACTTCGAGCGCCACTGGGGCGTCTTCAACTACGACGGCTCGCCCAAGTACGCGCTCCGCCTCGCCGGCGGAAAGGGCATCGTGCCGGCCAAGGGCGTCAGGTACCTCTCCAAGCAGTGGTGCGTGCTCCGCCCCGACGCCAGCCCCACCGACCCGGCTATCGTCGGCGCCGTCGGGTACGCGTGCCAGTACGCCGACTGCACCAGCCTCAGCCCCGGCTCCTCCTGCGGCGGCCTCGACGTTAGGGGCAACGTCTCCTACGCCTTCAACCAGTTCTTCCAGTCCGCCAGCCAGCAGAAGGGCTCCTGCGGCTTCAACAACCTCTCCGTGGTCACCACCACCGACCCGTCGCAGGGCACCTGCCGCTTCAAGATCATGATCGACACCGGCCGGCACGACCTCACCCACCAGGACTCCGGCGCAGCCAGGGCCGCCGCCGCGTGGGGCGCCGTCGTTGCCGTGCTCGCATTGCTCGCCATTGTGGCACTCTGA